The sequence CGGCCATCGTGTTTGGCGTCGCCACGATCTCGAACGACAATCTGCAGGATCTCAAGACCGGGCAACTGGTGGGTGCAACGCCGTGGCGGCAACAGATCGCTTTGGTGCTGGGCGTGATCTTCGGAGCGCTGGTGATCCCGCCAATCCTCGATCTCCTCAACTCGACGTTTGGATTTCAGGGCGCACCGGGAGCGGGCGAAAATGCACTTTCCGCACCGCAAGCCGCGCTGATTTCTGCGATTGCGCAAGGGGTGCTCGGTGGCAGCCTCGACTGGAACCTTGTCGGCCTTGGCGCGGCGATTGGGGCAGGAGTCGTCCTGGTCGACGAATTGCTCAAACGTACAGGGCGCGGCTCGCTGCCGCCACTTGCCGTGGGCATGGGCATGTATCTGCCGACGCAGGTGACGATGCTGGTGATTGTCGGTGCGGTGCTGGGCCACCTCTACAACCGCTGGGCCTCGCGCCAGTCAGCGCCTGACCTTGCCGAGCGCATGGGCGTGTTGACGGCGACCGGCCTGATCGTGGGCGATAGCCTGTTCAACATCGCCTATGCGGCAATTGTTGCAGCAACAGACAATCCCGACGCGCTGGCAGTGGTTGATGGGTTCGGCGCGAGCTTGCCGCTGGGCGTGGCGGTGTTTGGCGGCATCGTCGCTTATGCCTATTGGCGTATGCGGCGGGACGGGAAGTCCGCTTAACCCGGCGTTGCAATGTTGACCGGCCCTGCGTGCACGCAGCGCAGGCCGGACGGTGCGTCGCCCTGACCGAGTTCCCGCATGATTTCGCTGCCGTCCATGATGAAGCGGCGACCGGAGAACACGCCGCTGGTGAGCGTCACGCTTTCCGCCAATAGCAGATACGACCCGCGCGAACCGTCGGGCGCAACATAGTTGGAATCGGGCACGATAGCGAAACTGGCCTCGGGCTTTGCCACAGGCATGACCGTTGCATCGCCCGGAATTTCGCAGGTCCAGGACCCTTGGGGCAGAACGCCGAGCTTGCCGCCGGGAACGGCGTAGGCCGGGGCCGCGAGGCCGATCAGGGCAAGGATGCATATCGCGCGCTTCATCGAATTTGCGCTAGCACGCGACGCCCGCTTGAAGCAACGGCCACGAGCGGCTAAGGGCCGCGCTTCGCCTCGTGCGGCCTCCTTCGTTAAACAAGGCTCTTTCCATCATGAAGATCAGCGGCGTGGACATCCGTCCGGGCAATATCCTGGAATACGAAAAGGGCATCTGGAAAGTTGCCAAGACCCAGCACACCCAGCCGGGCAAGGGCGGGGCATTCATGCAGGTCGAGATGAAAAACCTCATCGACGGCCGCAAGACCAACGTCCGCTTCCGCAGCCAGGACACGATCGAGCGTGTGCGCCTCGATACGAAGGACTTCCAGTTCCTTTATGCCGAAGGCGACGATCTCGTGTTCATGGACGTGGAAACCTACGACCAGATCACCCTTCCGTCCGATCTGCTCGGCGATGCCGCTGCTTTCCTGCAGGACGGCATGACCGTTCTCCTCGAAATGTACGACGAGCGCCCGATCTCGGTCCAGCTCCCTGACCAGGTCGAAGCCACGATTGTCGAGGCCGACGCCGTTGTGAAGGGCCAGACCGCTTCGTCGAGCTACAAGCCGGCGATTCTCGACAATGGCGTGCGCGTCATGGTTCCGCCGCACATCGGCAGCGGCACGCGCATCATTGTCGATGTCTATGAGCGCACCTACGTCGGCAAGGTGGGCTGAGTAGATGGCAGCCATTTCCGGCCTGATGCGCGTGATGGAGCGCGCGGCGCGCAAGGCGGGCGGCCGCCTGCGCCGCGACTTTGGCGAGGTCGAGCATCTCCAGGTCAGCAAGAAGGGCCCGGCCGACTTCGTGTCGAAGGCCGACCAGCACTCCGAGCGGACTTTGTGGGACGAACTGCGCGAAGCGCGTCCGGGCTGGGGCTTCCTGATGGAAGAGGGCGGCGAGATTCCGGGTGATGAGGGCAAGCCCCGCTTCATCATCGATCCGCTCGATGGCACGACCAACTTCCTCCACGGCATTCCGCACTTTGCGATTTCTATCGCGGTGCAGGAACCGACGCTGGACGGAAAAGGCTGGGGCGAAGTTACCGCCGCGCTGGTCTATCAGCCGGTCACAGACGAAAGCTTCTGGGCTGAAAAGAGCCGGGGCGCGTGGTTGCAGGACCGCCGCCTGCGCGTTTCGGCGCGCCGCTACATGGACGAAGCGCTGATTGCCACGGGCATTCCGTTCGCGGGGCGCGGCGATGTCAACGAGTGGGCGCGCATTTATGCTGAACTAGGGCCGCGCATTGCAGGCATTCGCCGCTTTGGCGTAGCTTCGCTCGACCTTGCGTGGGTTGCCGCTGGCCGCTTCGACGGTTTCTGGGAATCGGGGCTCTATCCGTGGGATACCGCTGCCGGATGCTTGCTTGTGCGGGAAGCCGGCGGCTTCGTGACCGACTACAAGGGCCGCTCGCAGCCGATCTGCGACGAGACCGTCCTTGCCGGCAACGACGCGCTGCATTCGAAGATGCACAAGTTGCTTGTTGGCGCTTTGCGCAACGCATGACTTGACGTTTCGTCCGGGGGCTGGCTAAGGCCCGTCCCCTGACGTTTCGTGCCCCTGTGGCGGAATGGTAGACGCGAACGACTCAAAATCGTTTGTAGAGATACGTGCCCGTTCGAGTCGGGCCAGGGGCACCATTCGTTTAAAGTGATTGTCTGTCGGCGCGCAGGAGCTAGCCTGCGCAGCATGAAGACATTGCTCGCCGCTGCGTCGGCCCTCGCGCTCACCACCGCTCCCGCTATTGCCGATCCCGTGCGCGATACCATCGTCCGGGACTTGCCAGGGCTGATGGAGATCTACCGCGACCTTCACGCAAATCCTGAATTGAGCTTTCAGGAAGTCCGTTCCGCTGCGAAATTGGCTGCTGAAGCGCGCAAGGCGGGGTTCGAGGTGACCGAAAAGGTGGGCAAGACTGGCGTTGTCGCGGTCATGCGCAACGGCCCGGGGCCGGTCGTGCTGATTCGTGCCGACATGGACGGGCTGCCGGTCGTGGAACAGACAGGATTGCCATACGCATCAAAGGTGCGCGGCACATCCACCGCTGGCGTGGAAAGTGGCGTGATGCACGCCTGTGGCCACGACACCCATATGACAGCCTGGATTGAGACGGCGCGGCTCATGGCAGGAAATCGCAAGGCGTGGTCGGGCACTCTCGTGATGATCGGGCAACCAGCCGAGGAAATGGGCCTTGGCGCACGAACCATGCTCGACGACGGCCTCTACACCCGCTTTCCCAAGCCTCGTTATGCACTGGCATTTCATGATAGTGGTGATCTGGCGGGCGGGGTGATCGGCACGGTGCCGGGCTATGCGCTCGCCAACGTCGACAGCGTGGACTTGACCGTGCGCGGGATTGGCGGGCACGGCGCCTATCCGCAGACGACCAAGGACCCTATCGTGCTGGCCAGCGCCATCGTGATGCGGTTGCAGACGTTGGTCAGCCGCGAATCCAGCCCGTTCGAGCCCGCCGTTGTGACCGTCGGAAGTTTCCATGCCGGGGCCAAGCACAACATCATTCCAGACGAGGCGCAGTTGCAACTGACCGTGCGGAGCTATGGCGATGAACAGCGCCAGCGCTTGCTGGATGGTATCGCCCGCATTGCCAAGGGCGAGGCAATCGCTAGCGGCATTTCGGAGACCCGCATGCCGGTGATGGTGGTGCGCGAGCCGCATACGCGTGCGACATGGAACACACCCGATTTCACGCGGAAGGTCGGCCGTTTGCTAGCCGAACGCTTCGGTACTGGCCGCGTGGTCGAGACGACGCCGACGATGGCGGGTGAGGACTTTGGAGAGTTCGGGCGGGCAGGCGATGGCCAGATCGAAACGACGATTCTGTGGGTCGGTGGTCGCAAGGCCGAAGATCTGGAGCGCGCGCGCAAGGAAGGCACGGCACTGCCGTCGCTGCACAGTCCATTCTTTGCGCCTGAGGCTGACAAGGTGATTGCCGCCGGGGCCGAAGCCTTGACCGTTGCGGCAATGGCATTGATGCCGCTGCCTTAAGGTTAGTCGATTTCGTCGGACCCGGAGCGCGCTGCCGACATCGCGGCCAGTGACGATACCTGTTCGCGGGTCGGCATGGCAGGCCCCTGCTCGGTGCGGCGCTGGCGTTCTTCCTCCAGCGCTTTGAGATAGGCTTTGCGCTGTTCCGGCGACATTCTGGCGAGCGCGGCCTGATCGACTTCAACGATGATCTGCGATGGCGCAACAGTCATGTTTGCGGGAATGAAACCGCTGTTGCCGCCAGAACCGCGAGACCCATCCATCGGTTCACCGAACTGTCCGCGAAAGCCGTCGCCCCCGCGTTTCTTGGCGTTGTCCTTGCGGTGGTCGCCAATCTTGGCCTTGCCGAATTCCTTCTGTTCGGCGCGCTTCATTTCGGTGTGGCGCTGGTTCTGCGCCATGGCGTCCTGCGTTTCGCCATTGGCGAACACCGCGATGACCGTCGAGATCGCGATGGTGATCATCGCAAAGTGGCGGTACATTTTCGGATCGATGCCGAGGATATGGGGCGATGCTGAGGCCATTCATCGTGGAAATACCAGCACCACGTTAAGGATCACTTCACGCCACGTGGTTAGCAAAGTCTTGCCGATATGGCGGTAAACGGGCCTGGCCGTCCTCTTGCGTTCCAGATATGTTCCGTTTAAGCAGCGCCATGGCCAAACCGAAACGCCGTTATGTCTGTCAGGCCTGTGGCAGTGTCTCACACCGCTGGCAGGGGCAATGCGCCGATTGCAGCGAATGGAACACTCTGGCGGAGGATGCGCCGGAAACGGTATTCTCGGCCAAGCACAGTCTGTCCAGCGGCGGGCGGCCTGTGGCGTTCGTCTCGCTCGACCAGCCGGTTGCACTGCCGCAGCGCAGAAAGACGGGCATTGCCGAATTCGACCGCGCTCTGGGTGGTGGTCTGGTACCGGGCAGCGCCATCCTCATGGGCGGCGATCCCGGCATCGGGAAATCGACGCTGCTGCTGCAGGCCGCTGCCAAAGTAGCCATGGAGGGCGGTGAATCCGTCTATATCAGCGGCGAAGAGGCCTCCGATCAGGTGCGTTTGCGTGCCGACAGACTGGGGCTGGGCAAGGCCCCGATCAGGCTCGCGGCCGCAACCTCGGTGCGTGATATCCTGACAACGCTGGGAACGATGTCCCCGCCCGATCTGCTCGTGATCGACTCGATCCAGACCATGCATTCCGATCAGATCGAAGGCGCGCCGGGCACGGTCAGCCAGGTGCGCGGCTGTGCGTTCGAACTGATCCGCTATGCCAAGGAAAATGGCGTTGCGATGGTTCTGGTCGGCCACGTGACCAAGGATGGGTCCATTGCGGGGCCACGTGTGCTCGAACACATGGTCGACGTGGTGATGAGCTTCGAGGGAGAGCGCAGCCACCAGTACCGCATCCTGCGCGCCATCAAGAACCGCTTCGGCGCAGTGGACGAGATTGGCGTGTTCGCCATGGCGGGCGCGGGGCTGGAAGAAGTGGGCAATCCCTCGCTGCTTTTCCTTTCGGGGCGCGAGCAGGAAGTTGCGGGAAGTGCAGTCTTTCCGGCGCTCGAAGGCACGCGGCCTGTGTTGGTCGAGATTCAGGCGTTGACGGTGCGGCTTGCCAGTGGCGCCACGCCGCGCCGCGCGGTGGTGGGCTGGGACAGCGGGCGTCTGGCGATGCTGCTGGCCGTGCTGGAGGCGCGCTGCGGATTGAGTTTCTCGACTGCGGAAGTCTATCTGAACGTAGCGGGCGGTTACCGGTTGACCGATCCCGCTGCTGACCTGGCGGTGGCGGCGGCGCTGGTCTCTGCTTTGTCTGACAGGCCTTTGCCTGCCGATTCCATCTGGTTCGGTGAAATCTCCCTGGCAGGGGAGGTGCGGCCTGTGGCGCACACCCCTGTGCGGCTCCGAGAGGCGGCAAAGCTGGGCTTTACCAAGGGGTGCGGACCGGAAGCAGGCGCCGAGAAGGTGGACGGCTTGCGCTATTCGCCGCTGCGTCTCCTGCCAAATCTGATTGACCGTGTCATGGGCGGGTCATAGGCTCCCCGCAGATGACCGGCTTCGATTATGTAGTCCTGCTCCTCGTCGGCCTTGGCGCGGTTGGCGGCTTTTTCCGCGGTTTCGTGGAAGAGGTCCTGTCGCTGGCCGCGTGGTGCCTTGCGCTCCTTGCCGTCCACTATTTCCACGCACCGGCGACGATCTGGCTGGCCGATCATCTGCCGAACGAAACAGGCGCCGGCATCCTTGCCTTCGCGCTGCTCCTGCTCATCCCCTATATTGCCACACGGTTCGTGGCGCGACGCATGGGCAGCGCCAGCAGAGGGTCGGTAATTGGTCCGATTGACCGGATACTCGGCTTCGGCTTCGGCGCGGTGAAGGGTTTCATCATCGTCGTCCTCGGTTATTCGCTGGTTGTCTTCGCCTATGACCTGGTCTGGGGCGAGGGTGGGCGGCCGGGCTGGATCACCGAGTCGCGGACCTATCCGTTCCTGAATGCCGCCAGCGAGGAACTGCTGACATTGATTTCTGCACGCCGCGAACAGGCCGCCGAGAACGCGCGCGAAATCGCAAAGCACAAAGCCGGATCCGAGGCTCGCTCCGCCATTCTGGGTGAGTGACGTGAGCGCTGGTCGCGGGCTCTATACGCCCGAAATGCTTGGCGCGGCGATGGAACTGACCGCTCACCCGTGGAACGATGCGTTGCCGCTGAAAGGGAGTGCGCGATCACGTAGCTGCGGCAGCGCCATCGAGATTGCGCTTCAGCTTGACGATGCTGGCAGGATTGCAGCTCTGGCAATCAAGCCACATGCTTGTGCTGTGGGACAGGCTGCCGCTGCGCGGTTTGCGGCCTCGGCTGCCGGGCGCAATGCGGCGCAAATCGTCGCCGCGAGGGCAGCGCTCGCCGAATGGCTGGGCGGCGCTGGCGAAACGCCGGATTGGCCAGGCATCGAACTTCTTGAACCCGCACGGGCTTATCCGGCCCGGCATGGCGCGATCCTTCTGGCCTGGGATGCCGCGATTACGGCCATGGAATAGCGCATAGCGGTGAATTGGCGGGGTTCCGCCTTGCGCAGCACTTCGCTAGAGGATGCGCAAAGAGCAGAATACTTGGGGGAATTGCGTGTGACAGAAGTCTTGACCAAGGACCACGACGTGCAGCCGAGCGCGTCCGATATCCGGCTCGTCATTGCCGCGAGCTCGGCCGGCACTGTGTTCGAATGGTACGATTTCTTCATCTATGGAACGCTTGCATCGATCATCGGCAAGACGTTTTTCCCGTCTGACAACGCGACCTTGCAAGTCCTTTTGGTCTGGGCCGGATTCGCGGTCGGTTTCGGCTTCCGTCCGCTCGGCGCGATCCTGTTTGGCTATCTTGGCGACAAGCTGGGGCGCAAATACACTTTCCTTGTCACCGTAACGCTGATGGGCATCGCCACGGCGGGCGTCGGGCTAATCCCCTCGGCGGCGAGCATCGGCCTTGCCGCGCCTGCGATTATCATCCTGCTACGAGTGCTTCAGGGTCTTGCCCTCGGCGGCGAATATGGCGGTGCGGCGATCTACGTGGCCGAGCATGCGCCGGGCGGACGGCGCGGTTATTACACCAGCTATATCCAGGCGAGCGTCGTCGGCGGTTTCGTGCTGAGTCTGATCGTGGTGCTTTCCAGCAAGGCCTTGATGAGTGAAGCGGTGTGGCTCAGCTGGGGCTGGCGCGTGCCATTCCTTGTCAGCCTTGCGCTGCTGGCGATCTCGTTGTGGATGCGGCTCAAGCTTTCAGAAAGCCCGGTGTTCCAGGCGATGAAGGAACAGGGCGAACTCGCTGGCAATCCGTTTGTCGAGAGCTTCACCTATCCCGGCAACAAGCGCCGCATCTTCATCGCGCTGTTCGGGATTGCGGCGGGACTGACGGTGATCTGGTACACGGCGATGTTCTCTGGCCTCAGTTTCCTGAAATCCGCGATGCGGGTTGAAGACACCGTGGCCGAGATCATTGTCGGCATCGGCGCCTGCGTCGGCATGGTCTTTTTCATCATCTTCGGGGCGATGTCGGACAAGATCGGGCGCAAGAAGCCGATCGTGTTCGGATATGCTGCAACGCTGCTGCTGCTTTTTCCGACGTTCTGGCTCATGGGGTCGGCTGCAAATCCCGAACTGGCCGCAGCCGCAAAAGCCAATCCGGTGGTCGTTTCCGGCCCGGATTGCCACTATAGTCCGTTCGCTTCAGAGCAGGACAGCAATTGCGGCAAGCTGCTGGCCGATCTCGCGGCTTCAGGCGTGACGTATGAATTGCAGAAAGCGCCAGATTTTGCGGTGACAGTTGGCGGCTCACCGACGGACCTTTCGCGTTATCCTTGGTCCGAAAAGGCAGCCGCGCGAGGGACCGCGTTGCAAACCGAGCTGGCAGCCCATGGCTACGACTTTGCCAAAGTTACGCCGTCTCTGGGCCGAACTCTCACGGTCGTTGCGGCGCTGCTGATGCTTATGGCTTTGTCAGGCGCGACTTACGGCCCGGTTGCGGCGCTCCTGTCAGAGATGTTCCCGCCACGGATCCGCTACAGTTCGATGTCGATACCGTATCATCTCGGTACTGGCTATTTCGGTGGATTCCTGCCGCTGATCTCGAGTTATATCGTGGCGCGGACCGGCGATCCCTATGCAGGGTTGTGGTACACTTGGGTCATCGTGCTGGTGGCGCTGGTGGTTTCGGTCTGGGGCCTGAAAGGCGGACTGCCGACAGACTTCAAGGATGACTGACCTCCCGCCTTTGCCTGCATCGTCGCTCCGCCTTCGCCTTGACGCCGAAGCCCTTGCGGCAAATTGGCGGACGCTCGATGCCATGTCGGGCACTGCGCGGGCGGGCGCTGCGGTAAAGGCTGACGGTTACGGCCTTGGCGCAGCGCGTGTGGCCGCCCTGCTGGCCAAGGCCGGATGTCAGGACTTCTTCGTTGCGCACTGGTCGGAGGTGCCGGATGTGCTGCGGCATGTTCCGTCCTCCCGTATCGCGGTCCTGCATGGGCCGATGAGCGCCCAAGAGGCCGAGTTCGCCATCCAAGCCGGCGTCCGGCCCGTCCTGAACAGCCTTGACCAAGTGCGGCGCTGGCTCGGGTCCGGAGGAGGCACGTGCCACCTGATGGTCGATACCGGGATGAACAGGCTCGGCCTGGCCATGGCAGACCTTGGTGATGCCCTGCTGGATAAGCTCGACATCGATATCTGCATGAGCCACTTGGCCAGTGCAGACGAAGACGTTAACCAAAATGAGGAGCAGCTTGGCCGGTTTGCGCAAGTGCGTGCCGCAGTGCGGGCACGGCGCTACAGTCTGGCCAACAGTGCCGGCATTGCATTGGGCAGCGCTTATCACGCCGATCTGACCCGTCCCGGTCTGGCGCTTTACGGCGGAATCGCTCGGCCTGAATTGGCCGGAAGAATCGTTCCGGTCGCGCAGCCTGAAGCAGCAGTGTTGCAAATCAGGGCTCTCGAACCGGGTGAGAAGGTTGGTTACAACGCGCTGTTCACGGCGGACCGACCGATGCGGGCAGGTATTCTGGCGATTGGCTACGCTGACGGATACTTGCGCTGCTGGTCTGGCAAGGGTCGGTTTGCGCTTGGTGGCCGCGAAGTGCCGGTGCTGGGCCGCGTCTCCATGGATCTCACAATTGTGGATCTGACAGAAATGCCCGAGTGCCGTGAAGGTGACTGGCTCAGCGCGATTTACGATCTACCGCAGGCGTCGGCGACAAGCGGGCTGTCGCAATATGAATTGCTGACACTTTTGGGCCGACGTTTTTCGCGCCAAATCGGATTTTAACGCCACTTGTTAAGAATTGTTGCGCCGCACATGCTGCACATGCTAAAAGACTAAATGTCGCAGTGGGGACACAAGCTATGGCCAGTGATTCCAAGTCGGGCGAAACGGTAATAATCAAGAAATACGCCAACCGTCGCCTCTATAATACAAGCACTTCGAGCTACATCACGCTCGACCATCTCGCTCAGATGGTGAAGGAAAACATCGATTTCAAAGTGATGGATGCCAAGACGGGTGCGGATCTCACGCACGCGATTCTGACGCAGATCATCATGGATGAGGAAGCAGCCGGGGAGCAGATTCTGCCGACCAATTTCCTGCGCCAGTTGATTTCGATGTATGGCAACTCGATGCAGGCATTCCTGCCGGGTTACCTCGAAGCGTCGATGGATCATTTCCGAGATAACCAGGCCAAGATGCGCAAGGCGATCGAGGAAAGCATCGGCGTTAATCCGCTCGCCCAACTGGCGCAGCGGAACATGGAAATGTTCAAGGCGGCAGCAGCGGCATTCGTGCCGGGCGCAGCCGCGGGTGGTCCTGGCAAGGACGATTCGAAGCCGGTCGAAGAGGCTGGTGAGCTTGATACCCTGCGTGAGCAGATGGCCGAAATGCAGCGAAAGCTTGATCAGCTTTCGAAGTAGGCGTTTTTTCGTGATGACCTGATTGCACGCCCATGGGCGGCAATCTGGGCATTGCGGGAAAAGCTTTTGCGCCTTAACGCGCAACCCCATGAACCAGCCAGCAATAAAGCACGCGCTCAACGTGAAGCGCGCCGACGACTTCGCCCAGTGGTATCAGGCCGTCATCGCCGAGGCAGAGCTCGCTGAGGAGTCTGGCGTGCGCGGCTGCATGGTGATCAAGCCGTGGGGCTACGGCATATGGGAACGCATCCAGAAGCTGATGGACGCGCAAATCAAGGAAGCGGGCGTCGAGAACTGCTACTTCCCGCTGTTCATCCCGCTTTCCTATTTCGCCAAGGAAGCCGAGCACGTCGAAGGCTTTGCCAAGGAAATGGCGGTCGTCACCCACCACCGTCTGATCTCGGATGGCAAGGGCGGGCTGACGCCAGACCCTGAAGCGAAACTGGAAGAACCGCTGGTCGTGCGCCCGACGTCGGAAACCGTCATCGGTGCGGCTATGGCGCGCTGGGTCCAGTCCTGGCGCGATTTGCCGCTGATGGTGAACCAGTGGGCCAATGTCGTGCGATGGGAAATGCGCACACGAATGTTTCTGCGGACGAGCGAGTTTCTCTGGCAGGAAGGCCACACCGCTCACGCCGATGAGGCTGACGCGATGACCGAGACATTGCGCGCGCTCGAAATGTACCGTGCATTTGCTGAGGGTCCGCTGGCCATGCCGGTGATCGCCGGGCCGAAGCCCGAGAACGAGCGCTTCCCCGGCGCGGTCGAGACTTTCTCGATCGAGGCGATGATGCAGGACGGCAAGGCGCTGCAGGCGGGGACGTCGCATTATCTGGGTACGACCTTCGCGCAGGCCGCGGGCATCCAGTACCAGAACAAGGAAGGCCAGCAGGCGCTTGCGCATACCACGTCATGGGGCGTTTCGACGCGCCTGATCGGTGGCGTGATCATGACACATGGTGACGACGATGGCCTGCGCGTGCCGCCGCAGGTTGCACCGCAGCAGATCGTGATCCTGCCGATGCTGCGCGACAACGATAGCGACGAAGCGCTCCTCGCCTATTGCGAGGATATCCGCAAGGCCTTGGCCAAGCAGTCGGTGTTTGATGAGCGCGTGCGCGTGCTGCTCGACAAGCGACCGGGCAAGGCAACGCAGAAGCGTTGGGCCTGGGTGAAAAAGGGCGTTCCGCTGATCCTCGAGATCGGTGGGCGTGATGCTGAGGGCGGACAGGTTTCGGTTCTGCGGCGCGACCGGCTGTGGCGGGCGGATGCCAAGCCCAACTTCGTCGGCCAAGCGAAGGATGACTTCATCTCCGCTGCTGCTGGCGAACTGGAATCGATCCAGAATGCGCTGTATGACGAAGCGCGCGAGCGCCGTGATGCGCAGATCGTGCGGGATGTGACCGATCTTTCTGGCCTCGCGGCCTACTTCACCGAAAGCGCGAAGTTTCCAGGCTGGGTCGAGATGGGCTGGTCGAAGCCGACCGGGGCTGCGCTCGACGCGGTGGTGGAGCAATTGAAGGCGCTGAAGCTGACGATCCGCAACACCCCGCTGGGGGCCGCGAAGCCGTCCGGGCTGTGTCCGTTTA is a genomic window of Novosphingobium sp. MMS21-SN21R containing:
- the efp gene encoding elongation factor P, coding for MKISGVDIRPGNILEYEKGIWKVAKTQHTQPGKGGAFMQVEMKNLIDGRKTNVRFRSQDTIERVRLDTKDFQFLYAEGDDLVFMDVETYDQITLPSDLLGDAAAFLQDGMTVLLEMYDERPISVQLPDQVEATIVEADAVVKGQTASSSYKPAILDNGVRVMVPPHIGSGTRIIVDVYERTYVGKVG
- a CDS encoding inositol monophosphatase family protein, with product MAAISGLMRVMERAARKAGGRLRRDFGEVEHLQVSKKGPADFVSKADQHSERTLWDELREARPGWGFLMEEGGEIPGDEGKPRFIIDPLDGTTNFLHGIPHFAISIAVQEPTLDGKGWGEVTAALVYQPVTDESFWAEKSRGAWLQDRRLRVSARRYMDEALIATGIPFAGRGDVNEWARIYAELGPRIAGIRRFGVASLDLAWVAAGRFDGFWESGLYPWDTAAGCLLVREAGGFVTDYKGRSQPICDETVLAGNDALHSKMHKLLVGALRNA
- a CDS encoding amidohydrolase, with amino-acid sequence MKTLLAAASALALTTAPAIADPVRDTIVRDLPGLMEIYRDLHANPELSFQEVRSAAKLAAEARKAGFEVTEKVGKTGVVAVMRNGPGPVVLIRADMDGLPVVEQTGLPYASKVRGTSTAGVESGVMHACGHDTHMTAWIETARLMAGNRKAWSGTLVMIGQPAEEMGLGARTMLDDGLYTRFPKPRYALAFHDSGDLAGGVIGTVPGYALANVDSVDLTVRGIGGHGAYPQTTKDPIVLASAIVMRLQTLVSRESSPFEPAVVTVGSFHAGAKHNIIPDEAQLQLTVRSYGDEQRQRLLDGIARIAKGEAIASGISETRMPVMVVREPHTRATWNTPDFTRKVGRLLAERFGTGRVVETTPTMAGEDFGEFGRAGDGQIETTILWVGGRKAEDLERARKEGTALPSLHSPFFAPEADKVIAAGAEALTVAAMALMPLP
- the radA gene encoding DNA repair protein RadA; the protein is MAKPKRRYVCQACGSVSHRWQGQCADCSEWNTLAEDAPETVFSAKHSLSSGGRPVAFVSLDQPVALPQRRKTGIAEFDRALGGGLVPGSAILMGGDPGIGKSTLLLQAAAKVAMEGGESVYISGEEASDQVRLRADRLGLGKAPIRLAAATSVRDILTTLGTMSPPDLLVIDSIQTMHSDQIEGAPGTVSQVRGCAFELIRYAKENGVAMVLVGHVTKDGSIAGPRVLEHMVDVVMSFEGERSHQYRILRAIKNRFGAVDEIGVFAMAGAGLEEVGNPSLLFLSGREQEVAGSAVFPALEGTRPVLVEIQALTVRLASGATPRRAVVGWDSGRLAMLLAVLEARCGLSFSTAEVYLNVAGGYRLTDPAADLAVAAALVSALSDRPLPADSIWFGEISLAGEVRPVAHTPVRLREAAKLGFTKGCGPEAGAEKVDGLRYSPLRLLPNLIDRVMGGS
- a CDS encoding CvpA family protein; translated protein: MTGFDYVVLLLVGLGAVGGFFRGFVEEVLSLAAWCLALLAVHYFHAPATIWLADHLPNETGAGILAFALLLLIPYIATRFVARRMGSASRGSVIGPIDRILGFGFGAVKGFIIVVLGYSLVVFAYDLVWGEGGRPGWITESRTYPFLNAASEELLTLISARREQAAENAREIAKHKAGSEARSAILGE
- a CDS encoding iron-sulfur cluster assembly scaffold protein — translated: MSAGRGLYTPEMLGAAMELTAHPWNDALPLKGSARSRSCGSAIEIALQLDDAGRIAALAIKPHACAVGQAAAARFAASAAGRNAAQIVAARAALAEWLGGAGETPDWPGIELLEPARAYPARHGAILLAWDAAITAME
- a CDS encoding MFS transporter translates to MTEVLTKDHDVQPSASDIRLVIAASSAGTVFEWYDFFIYGTLASIIGKTFFPSDNATLQVLLVWAGFAVGFGFRPLGAILFGYLGDKLGRKYTFLVTVTLMGIATAGVGLIPSAASIGLAAPAIIILLRVLQGLALGGEYGGAAIYVAEHAPGGRRGYYTSYIQASVVGGFVLSLIVVLSSKALMSEAVWLSWGWRVPFLVSLALLAISLWMRLKLSESPVFQAMKEQGELAGNPFVESFTYPGNKRRIFIALFGIAAGLTVIWYTAMFSGLSFLKSAMRVEDTVAEIIVGIGACVGMVFFIIFGAMSDKIGRKKPIVFGYAATLLLLFPTFWLMGSAANPELAAAAKANPVVVSGPDCHYSPFASEQDSNCGKLLADLAASGVTYELQKAPDFAVTVGGSPTDLSRYPWSEKAAARGTALQTELAAHGYDFAKVTPSLGRTLTVVAALLMLMALSGATYGPVAALLSEMFPPRIRYSSMSIPYHLGTGYFGGFLPLISSYIVARTGDPYAGLWYTWVIVLVALVVSVWGLKGGLPTDFKDD
- the alr gene encoding alanine racemase, with protein sequence MTDLPPLPASSLRLRLDAEALAANWRTLDAMSGTARAGAAVKADGYGLGAARVAALLAKAGCQDFFVAHWSEVPDVLRHVPSSRIAVLHGPMSAQEAEFAIQAGVRPVLNSLDQVRRWLGSGGGTCHLMVDTGMNRLGLAMADLGDALLDKLDIDICMSHLASADEDVNQNEEQLGRFAQVRAAVRARRYSLANSAGIALGSAYHADLTRPGLALYGGIARPELAGRIVPVAQPEAAVLQIRALEPGEKVGYNALFTADRPMRAGILAIGYADGYLRCWSGKGRFALGGREVPVLGRVSMDLTIVDLTEMPECREGDWLSAIYDLPQASATSGLSQYELLTLLGRRFSRQIGF
- the phaR gene encoding polyhydroxyalkanoate synthesis repressor PhaR; its protein translation is MASDSKSGETVIIKKYANRRLYNTSTSSYITLDHLAQMVKENIDFKVMDAKTGADLTHAILTQIIMDEEAAGEQILPTNFLRQLISMYGNSMQAFLPGYLEASMDHFRDNQAKMRKAIEESIGVNPLAQLAQRNMEMFKAAAAAFVPGAAAGGPGKDDSKPVEEAGELDTLREQMAEMQRKLDQLSK
- the proS gene encoding proline--tRNA ligase — its product is MNQPAIKHALNVKRADDFAQWYQAVIAEAELAEESGVRGCMVIKPWGYGIWERIQKLMDAQIKEAGVENCYFPLFIPLSYFAKEAEHVEGFAKEMAVVTHHRLISDGKGGLTPDPEAKLEEPLVVRPTSETVIGAAMARWVQSWRDLPLMVNQWANVVRWEMRTRMFLRTSEFLWQEGHTAHADEADAMTETLRALEMYRAFAEGPLAMPVIAGPKPENERFPGAVETFSIEAMMQDGKALQAGTSHYLGTTFAQAAGIQYQNKEGQQALAHTTSWGVSTRLIGGVIMTHGDDDGLRVPPQVAPQQIVILPMLRDNDSDEALLAYCEDIRKALAKQSVFDERVRVLLDKRPGKATQKRWAWVKKGVPLILEIGGRDAEGGQVSVLRRDRLWRADAKPNFVGQAKDDFISAAAGELESIQNALYDEARERRDAQIVRDVTDLSGLAAYFTESAKFPGWVEMGWSKPTGAALDAVVEQLKALKLTIRNTPLGAAKPSGLCPFTGKPAVETILIARSY